The following coding sequences lie in one Chthonomonadales bacterium genomic window:
- a CDS encoding zinc-binding dehydrogenase yields the protein MRAIVNLEGRPDRVEMQERAVPTIGADDVLLRVRAVGVCGSDLHQWHATHSWPVSYPVVLGHEFAGEVERVGAAVRGFREGDRVVSETAAVVCGACACCRGGLYNLCPERKGFGYGVDGAMADRVRVPARCLHRVPDAVRWEDAALTEPACVAANAVLELSRVRPGDFVVVLGPGPIGLMAMQMAGLGSPAELWVVGTRRDGARLAAARALGATRTLTAEDEDVLAAARACGDRLGAHLVIDCAGVSAAVGLALEMVRPAGQITKVGWGREPLGVSLDPLVQKAVRLQGSYSHNWTTWERALGLLASGAVLAEPLRHVFPLSEWRAAFEAMDSLQVPKSVLVP from the coding sequence ATGCGCGCGATCGTGAACCTGGAGGGTCGACCCGACCGGGTGGAGATGCAGGAGAGGGCGGTTCCGACCATCGGCGCCGACGACGTACTGCTGCGCGTGCGCGCCGTGGGCGTCTGCGGCTCGGATCTGCACCAGTGGCACGCGACGCACTCCTGGCCGGTGAGCTATCCGGTGGTTCTGGGCCACGAGTTCGCGGGCGAGGTGGAGCGCGTGGGGGCCGCGGTGCGCGGCTTCCGCGAGGGCGACCGCGTGGTCAGCGAGACGGCGGCGGTGGTGTGCGGCGCCTGTGCGTGCTGCCGCGGTGGGCTCTACAACCTGTGCCCGGAGCGCAAGGGCTTCGGCTACGGCGTGGACGGCGCGATGGCCGACCGGGTGCGCGTGCCGGCGCGCTGCCTGCACCGGGTGCCGGATGCCGTGCGGTGGGAGGACGCCGCGCTGACCGAGCCGGCGTGCGTGGCGGCCAACGCGGTGCTGGAACTCTCGCGCGTGCGGCCGGGCGACTTCGTGGTGGTGCTGGGGCCGGGGCCCATCGGCCTGATGGCGATGCAGATGGCGGGCCTGGGCAGCCCGGCCGAGCTCTGGGTGGTGGGAACGCGCCGCGACGGCGCGCGCCTTGCGGCGGCCCGCGCGCTCGGCGCCACGCGCACGCTCACCGCGGAGGACGAGGACGTGCTCGCCGCGGCCCGCGCGTGCGGCGACCGTCTCGGCGCGCACCTGGTGATCGACTGCGCCGGCGTCTCCGCCGCCGTCGGGCTGGCGCTGGAGATGGTGCGCCCCGCGGGGCAGATCACGAAGGTCGGCTGGGGCCGCGAGCCGCTGGGCGTGTCGCTTGACCCGCTCGTGCAAAAGGCCGTCCGCCTTCAGGGCTCCTACAGCCACAACTGGACGACGTGGGAGCGCGCGCTGGGGCTGCTGGCCTCGGGGGCGGTCCTGGCGGAGCCGTTGCGGCACGTCTTCCCGCTGAGCGAGTGGCGCGCGGCGTTCGAAGCGATGGACAGCCTCCAGGTACCCAAGAGCGTGCTCGTGCCCTGA
- a CDS encoding acetylxylan esterase: protein MPAAAPLPAPADLPAVAELPDLFALTGGGRVRTRADWERRRAELRELTLHYEYGPLPPEPGPISARPVRSRRDRRTGTLERTVHLRMGPGRRLSTHLRLTVPPGDGPFPAIISGDLNWDGAIPAVVGEVARRGYVLAEFNRVEIAPDSRDRAGVYSVFAGYDGGRLAAWAWGFHRVVDYLRTLGWVDGERIAVTGHSRGGKAALLAGATDERIALTAPNNSGCGGAGCFRVQGEGSEDIAAIVRAFPYWFHARFAGLVGQVERLPFDQHALKAIVAPRALLSTEALGDLWANPRGTQQTYLAAREVFAFLGVPGRVGIRFRPGVHEQNEEDWWALLDFADHVLRGKPLAGDFGRLAFPEDAPAYSWRAPLA, encoded by the coding sequence ATGCCCGCTGCCGCGCCATTGCCCGCGCCCGCCGATCTTCCGGCCGTCGCGGAGCTGCCCGACCTCTTCGCGCTGACGGGCGGTGGCCGTGTGCGGACGCGCGCCGATTGGGAGCGGCGGCGCGCCGAGCTGCGGGAGCTCACCCTGCACTACGAGTACGGCCCTCTGCCGCCGGAGCCCGGTCCGATCTCCGCCCGACCGGTGCGCTCCCGCCGCGACCGGCGCACCGGCACGCTGGAGCGCACCGTCCACCTGCGCATGGGCCCGGGCCGCCGTCTGAGCACCCATCTGCGCCTGACCGTTCCGCCGGGCGACGGACCGTTCCCCGCCATCATCTCCGGCGATCTCAACTGGGACGGGGCGATTCCGGCCGTGGTGGGCGAGGTAGCGCGCCGCGGCTATGTGCTGGCCGAGTTCAACCGCGTGGAGATCGCCCCGGACAGCCGCGACCGCGCGGGAGTCTACTCGGTGTTCGCCGGCTATGACGGCGGCCGGCTCGCCGCGTGGGCATGGGGCTTCCACCGCGTCGTCGACTACCTGCGGACGCTCGGCTGGGTCGACGGGGAGCGAATCGCCGTGACCGGCCACTCGCGCGGCGGCAAGGCCGCCCTGCTGGCCGGAGCCACGGACGAGCGCATCGCCCTGACGGCCCCCAACAACAGCGGCTGCGGCGGCGCTGGCTGCTTCCGCGTGCAGGGCGAGGGCAGCGAGGACATCGCCGCCATCGTGCGCGCCTTCCCGTACTGGTTCCATGCGCGTTTTGCCGGGTTAGTCGGGCAGGTGGAGCGGCTTCCCTTCGACCAGCACGCCCTGAAGGCGATAGTGGCGCCGCGCGCCCTGCTGAGCACGGAGGCCCTCGGCGACCTCTGGGCGAACCCGCGCGGCACGCAGCAAACGTATCTGGCGGCCCGCGAGGTCTTCGCCTTCCTCGGCGTGCCCGGCCGCGTCGGCATCCGCTTTCGCCCCGGCGTCCATGAGCAGAACGAGGAGGACTGGTGGGCGCTCCTCGACTTCGCCGACCACGTCCTGCGCGGCAAGCCGCTGGCCGGGGACTTCGGCCGTCTCGCCTTCCCCGAAGACGCGCCCGCCTACTCCTGGCGCGCCCCCCTGGCCTGA
- a CDS encoding M48 family metalloprotease: MYEQIARNRRDSALLVTVVTVLLLGLGYVIARAWGMPGWGGLAIAAAVAGFTFLISYYQGDAILLGVSRARQIEKKDNPQLFNVVEEMAIASGLPLPRVFVIDDSAPNAFATGRDPRSASVAVTTGLLSKLNRDELQGVIAHEMSHIRNLDIRLSMLLAVMVGSIALLSDMFVRSTWYGGGSRRRSSRENDGQAVFAILALVLAILAPLFAKMLEMAVSRRREYLADASGALITRYPAGLASALEKISSDREVLEVANRATQHLYIVNPIRSFEQRAAGLFDTHPPINERVQRLRAMALQPASPAGADGTAPESDGAMPVGAVGLVGGPAASESGPAVDGAATCPRCGEELGRGRVEGRDVQGCRQCGGVWLADADFRDLLARAPGRLDAVDRRYPNVIGGGWDSVTARRCPRCGIGLAAYRPDSAPDLSLDRCPRCRGLWFDDGELSAAARSTRG, translated from the coding sequence ATGTACGAGCAGATAGCGCGCAACAGGCGGGACTCGGCGCTACTGGTGACGGTCGTCACGGTGCTGCTGCTGGGGCTCGGCTACGTGATTGCTCGAGCCTGGGGGATGCCAGGGTGGGGCGGCCTGGCCATCGCGGCGGCGGTCGCCGGGTTCACCTTCCTGATCAGCTACTACCAGGGCGACGCCATCCTGCTGGGCGTGAGCCGGGCGCGCCAGATCGAGAAGAAGGACAACCCGCAACTCTTCAACGTGGTCGAGGAGATGGCGATCGCCTCGGGCCTGCCGTTGCCGCGCGTCTTCGTCATCGACGATAGCGCCCCGAACGCCTTCGCCACGGGTCGCGATCCGCGCTCGGCGTCGGTGGCGGTGACCACCGGCCTGCTCTCCAAGCTCAACCGCGACGAGCTTCAGGGCGTCATCGCGCACGAGATGTCCCACATCCGCAACCTGGACATCCGGCTGTCCATGCTCCTGGCCGTGATGGTCGGGAGCATCGCGCTGCTCTCGGACATGTTCGTGCGCTCCACCTGGTACGGCGGCGGGTCGCGCCGGCGCAGCAGCCGCGAGAACGACGGACAGGCCGTTTTCGCCATCCTCGCGCTCGTGCTGGCCATCCTGGCCCCGCTCTTCGCGAAGATGCTTGAGATGGCGGTGTCGCGGCGTCGGGAGTACCTGGCGGACGCCAGCGGAGCGCTGATCACGCGCTACCCGGCCGGGCTGGCCTCGGCGCTGGAGAAGATCTCCTCCGACCGTGAGGTGCTGGAGGTTGCCAATCGCGCCACGCAGCACCTCTACATCGTCAACCCCATCCGGTCGTTCGAGCAGAGGGCGGCCGGTCTGTTCGACACGCACCCGCCGATCAACGAGCGCGTGCAGCGTCTGCGCGCCATGGCGCTGCAGCCGGCATCCCCTGCGGGCGCGGACGGCACGGCGCCGGAATCGGACGGCGCGATGCCCGTGGGCGCGGTCGGCCTGGTAGGCGGCCCCGCCGCCTCAGAATCGGGCCCCGCCGTGGACGGCGCGGCGACCTGCCCGCGGTGCGGCGAGGAGCTCGGCAGGGGCCGCGTGGAGGGCCGCGACGTGCAGGGCTGCCGCCAGTGCGGCGGCGTCTGGCTGGCGGACGCGGACTTCCGCGATCTGCTCGCGCGGGCGCCCGGGCGGCTTGACGCCGTGGACCGCCGCTACCCGAACGTGATCGGCGGCGGCTGGGACAGCGTGACCGCGCGCCGATGCCCGCGCTGCGGCATCGGCCTCGCAGCGTACCGTCCGGACTCGGCGCCCGACCTCTCGCTGGACCGCTGCCCGCGGTGTCGCGGCCTCTGGTTCGACGACGGGGAGCTTTCGGCGGCCGCGCGCTCTACGCGCGGCTGA
- a CDS encoding LemA family protein — protein MIGLTIVIVVLGVALVLFFVAGYNRLVTLRNRARNAWSQIDVQLKRRHDLIPNLVETVKGYMAHEREVLEGVTKARQQAISATGVAATAEAENALTHSLRSLFAVAESYPQLRASENMRNLQEELSSTENKIAFARQFYNDQVMGYNTATEQVPWSTLASMYGFKPMELFEIEDVKEREVPRVAF, from the coding sequence ATGATAGGGTTGACCATCGTGATCGTCGTCCTGGGGGTGGCGCTCGTGCTGTTCTTCGTGGCCGGCTACAACCGCCTCGTGACTCTGCGCAACCGCGCGCGCAACGCCTGGTCGCAGATCGACGTGCAGCTCAAGCGGCGCCACGACCTGATCCCGAACCTGGTCGAGACGGTGAAGGGGTACATGGCGCATGAGCGCGAGGTGCTGGAGGGAGTGACGAAGGCCCGCCAGCAGGCCATCAGCGCCACCGGCGTCGCGGCCACCGCCGAGGCAGAGAACGCGCTGACGCACTCGCTGCGCTCCCTGTTCGCCGTCGCCGAGAGCTACCCGCAGCTTCGCGCCAGCGAGAACATGCGGAACCTGCAAGAGGAGCTGAGCTCCACCGAGAACAAGATCGCCTTCGCGCGTCAGTTCTACAACGACCAGGTGATGGGCTACAACACCGCAACCGAGCAGGTTCCGTGGAGCACGCTTGCGAGCATGTACGGCTTCAAGCCGATGGAGCTGTTCGAGATCGAGGACGTGAAGGAGCGCGAGGTGCCGCGCGTCGCCTTCTGA
- a CDS encoding SMP-30/gluconolactonase/LRE family protein — MWRRAAPGALLAAAALIAAGLAPASGGAPEPGLERVCDGLEFPEGPAWDGRGHLFVSNCGADYITRVALDGALVRRWLSAADTGPGGFRRTNGMAVHRDGSLFACDFGRNAIVRVRPDRRCEVVADRCEDRPFRGPNDLAFDPKGNLYFTDPVGSNEHSPVGCVYLVERGTRRVRRVAEGMAFPNGVALSADARWLYVAESRYFRVVRFPIREDAALGEMEPWCQLPANGDPDGMAFDRAGNLWVAQFGLGAVRVIDPSGRIARSVTMPGRTPTNLEFAGKGLRTLYITEPETKSLYRLRVEAGGQPLFCAPRPR, encoded by the coding sequence ATGTGGAGACGCGCGGCGCCGGGGGCGCTGCTGGCGGCCGCCGCGCTCATCGCGGCCGGCCTCGCGCCCGCTTCGGGAGGAGCCCCGGAGCCTGGACTTGAGCGCGTGTGCGACGGCCTGGAGTTCCCCGAGGGGCCCGCGTGGGATGGGCGAGGGCACCTGTTCGTCTCCAACTGCGGCGCCGACTACATCACCCGCGTGGCCCTGGACGGCGCCCTCGTGCGCCGATGGCTGTCGGCCGCCGACACCGGGCCCGGCGGCTTCCGCAGAACTAACGGGATGGCCGTCCACCGCGACGGCTCCCTCTTCGCCTGCGACTTCGGCCGCAACGCCATCGTGCGCGTTCGCCCCGACCGCCGCTGCGAGGTGGTGGCCGACCGCTGCGAGGACCGACCGTTTCGCGGGCCCAACGACCTCGCATTCGACCCGAAAGGCAACCTCTACTTCACCGACCCCGTAGGATCCAACGAGCACAGCCCCGTGGGGTGCGTCTACCTGGTGGAGCGCGGCACCCGACGCGTGCGCCGCGTGGCCGAGGGCATGGCCTTCCCGAACGGCGTGGCGCTCTCCGCCGATGCGAGATGGCTCTACGTGGCCGAGTCGCGCTACTTCCGTGTGGTCCGGTTCCCCATCCGCGAGGACGCGGCGCTGGGCGAGATGGAGCCGTGGTGCCAGCTTCCCGCCAACGGCGACCCGGACGGCATGGCCTTCGACCGCGCCGGCAACCTCTGGGTGGCGCAGTTCGGCCTGGGCGCCGTCCGCGTGATCGACCCGTCGGGCCGCATCGCGCGCAGCGTCACCATGCCGGGGAGGACGCCCACCAACCTGGAGTTCGCCGGGAAGGGGCTGCGGACGCTTTACATCACGGAGCCAGAGACGAAGTCGCTGTACAGGCTGCGCGTGGAGGCCGGCGGCCAACCGCTCTTCTGCGCGCCCAGACCACGCTAA
- a CDS encoding TlpA family protein disulfide reductase, with product MQATVHRAALAALGVLLCAAATGGARAQESLTVDLKLDPKAAVEAAVPYSPSPIVLAEAKPESVRRAPGSATPLRYASLRVGDGPRADYTLAVDTSDAKTWRIYLDANRNGDLTDDPPGAARAPLYTDFVVRASWGDAGKETTSGDYGLSLFRVPNRDTLLVFRTGGRVGTVRIDGEDYRALLVENASDARFDAPAAPAKATPAASAATERPVWLFLDRDANGRYMGTNERPEQFTVGKPFTLDGATFYSASATPDGARLTLRRAERPAAEPEDPRRPRLLAAGAEAPDFAVDAASGGKLKLSDHRGKIVVLDFWATWCGPCQRSMPHVQKVYEAARDQGVVVLAVCVWDDRDAYDKWMPANRDRYGFLFGYDSAGRATAESLARKQYNVTGIPTTYVIGRDGKVVDAVLGYLDGDDRLDGVLRRLGVSIPSTAPEKAAAR from the coding sequence ATGCAGGCCACCGTGCACCGCGCTGCGCTCGCCGCGCTTGGAGTGCTCCTGTGCGCCGCCGCCACGGGCGGCGCGCGCGCGCAGGAGTCGCTCACTGTCGACCTGAAGCTCGACCCGAAGGCCGCCGTCGAGGCCGCCGTGCCCTACTCTCCCAGCCCGATCGTCCTCGCCGAGGCGAAGCCGGAGAGCGTCCGCCGCGCGCCGGGATCGGCCACGCCCCTGCGCTATGCCTCGCTGCGCGTCGGCGATGGCCCGCGCGCGGACTACACGCTCGCCGTCGACACGTCCGACGCGAAGACCTGGCGCATCTACCTGGACGCGAACCGCAACGGCGACCTGACCGACGACCCGCCCGGAGCGGCGCGCGCACCGCTCTACACCGACTTCGTGGTGCGCGCCTCGTGGGGCGACGCCGGGAAGGAGACCACCTCGGGTGACTACGGCCTCTCCCTTTTCCGCGTGCCCAACCGCGACACCCTACTGGTGTTCCGCACCGGCGGTCGGGTCGGCACGGTTCGGATCGATGGCGAGGACTACCGTGCCCTGCTCGTGGAGAACGCCTCCGACGCCCGCTTCGACGCCCCGGCGGCGCCAGCGAAGGCTACCCCAGCCGCCAGCGCGGCGACCGAGCGGCCCGTCTGGCTCTTCCTGGACCGCGACGCCAACGGGCGCTACATGGGGACCAACGAGCGGCCCGAGCAGTTCACCGTAGGCAAGCCGTTCACTCTCGACGGCGCGACCTTCTACTCGGCCTCCGCCACGCCGGACGGCGCAAGGCTGACCCTGCGGCGCGCCGAGCGCCCGGCCGCGGAGCCGGAGGATCCCCGCCGGCCGCGCCTGCTCGCCGCCGGCGCCGAGGCGCCCGACTTCGCGGTGGACGCCGCGAGCGGCGGCAAGCTGAAGCTCTCCGACCACCGCGGCAAGATCGTCGTGCTCGACTTCTGGGCCACCTGGTGCGGCCCGTGCCAGCGCAGCATGCCGCATGTGCAGAAGGTCTACGAGGCCGCGCGCGACCAGGGCGTGGTCGTGCTGGCTGTCTGTGTGTGGGACGACCGGGATGCCTACGACAAGTGGATGCCCGCCAACCGCGATCGGTATGGCTTCCTCTTCGGCTACGACTCCGCCGGCCGCGCGACGGCCGAAAGCCTGGCCCGCAAGCAGTACAACGTCACCGGCATCCCGACGACCTACGTGATCGGGCGCGACGGCAAGGTGGTGGACGCCGTGCTCGGCTACCTGGACGGCGACGACCGGCTGGATGGCGTCCTGCGGCGGTTGGGCGTCTCGATCCCGTCGACTGCGCCCGAGAAGGCGGCCGCGCGTTGA
- a CDS encoding sugar phosphate isomerase/epimerase yields the protein MYMALSPGALGLRVGSLSEAIDLAKSAGYGGVEVGIHEVASLVDARGAESVRAMFDEAGVRPAGWGMPVKWNGSEEEWRQGVDELGRLAKAAQAIGCPRTMTWVLSGSNDRPYEDNRRYHVERFKPIAEVLGAHDCRLGLEFLGPRHIRAGLKHPFIYKLGDMLELGAEIGPNVGLLLDAWHWYTSEGTLDDLRALRPEHVVYVHINDAPPGVRIEDHIDNQRCLPGATGVIDLVGFLRALAEIGYDGPVTPEPFGGPATWAADGLRRVWEQAGL from the coding sequence ATGTACATGGCGTTGAGCCCGGGGGCGCTCGGCCTCCGGGTTGGCAGTCTTTCGGAGGCCATCGACCTGGCGAAGTCCGCCGGCTATGGCGGCGTGGAGGTGGGGATCCACGAGGTTGCCTCGCTCGTGGACGCGCGCGGCGCCGAGAGCGTGCGCGCCATGTTCGATGAGGCCGGGGTTCGCCCGGCCGGGTGGGGCATGCCCGTCAAGTGGAACGGCTCCGAGGAGGAGTGGCGCCAGGGCGTGGACGAGTTGGGGCGGCTCGCCAAGGCCGCGCAGGCCATCGGCTGCCCGCGCACGATGACATGGGTCCTCTCCGGATCCAACGACAGGCCCTACGAGGATAACCGCCGGTACCACGTTGAGCGCTTCAAGCCCATCGCCGAGGTCCTCGGCGCTCACGACTGCCGCCTGGGCCTGGAGTTCCTGGGGCCCAGGCACATTCGCGCGGGCCTGAAGCACCCCTTTATCTACAAACTGGGCGACATGCTGGAGTTGGGCGCCGAGATCGGGCCGAACGTCGGGCTCCTGCTGGACGCCTGGCACTGGTACACCTCCGAGGGCACGCTGGACGACCTGCGCGCGCTGAGACCCGAGCACGTGGTCTACGTCCACATCAACGATGCGCCCCCTGGCGTGCGCATCGAGGACCACATCGACAACCAGCGCTGCCTGCCGGGAGCTACGGGGGTCATCGACCTGGTTGGCTTCCTGCGCGCTCTGGCCGAGATCGGCTACGATGGGCCGGTGACGCCCGAGCCGTTCGGCGGCCCCGCCACGTGGGCCGCGGACGGCCTGCGCAGGGTCTGGGAGCAGGCGGGGCTCTGA
- a CDS encoding DUF2079 domain-containing protein translates to MCLSTVGGPRELSRSAAPTCRRAPTVGVSVLLAGMSAFVVVCSARSLGALHGFAYPGFDLAVFSQASWLIGQGEKPFVTVRGVHILGDHFSAILYLLAPLCRLGRVAASLQMIQCVAVALGAIPVYCLARRATGSSLIALVFGLTYLFNPSVQSFGTREFHPDTLFTPLLLWTWCCLTARRWSGFYASIGLIALVKETAVLAIVPLGVYVAFIDLRRGAATLAVGLAMFLVALGTMQHFSGDAPLPYAEFMYGRYGRTPIAVAWIAATRPDLVTRAAADPQGVDYLRGLAEPLAFAPILAPEVAATAVPHVVANLLGRRPSLRQADMWYSATVVPTCFAAAIMGLARCRRWRVRAATALLLASLLAAALMGSAQGPLAQPRTMALPPPTPGQACEIGRALARIPRGAQVSASTALLPRLSERPRVYNFPSPFYHWCWGTGMEALTQQEGLDMPRWTDREYRDAMDRAPVEWVALRAQPDATIPPEVYEPLVRALLSCSRYGITDVRGGFVLLRRGASHREGIRGLEQETGVQIRSDPDLLAALARLRCQASPREQLPPRVQGTPARRATGGPDRRATRSLAGPTRRRARGFTLIELLTVVGILAVLVGLLLPVLFRAREAARGTACLSSLRQIGSAVLMYLDDHGGAYPMNRLPDSTHAASGCTAADPTYQPEDDLVGTSLNWKRCVLPYLRTRASLRCSSNAYGWEQGGDESNWAYPEPLRLPASYALNGSFFNEAVPACWYGERDLRPRYLAEIDAPASLLLVIESRFRYPDLGGWFLYRRGPAGGEQGPFQSHNGSCNWLFADGHARRLKPQTTCWPPMWTDRYVDRSNACAFLHELAGEYR, encoded by the coding sequence ATGTGCCTGTCGACCGTGGGAGGTCCACGTGAGCTGAGCCGCAGCGCGGCCCCGACCTGCCGCCGCGCACCGACGGTCGGCGTGAGCGTCCTGCTGGCGGGAATGAGCGCGTTCGTGGTTGTGTGCTCCGCACGGTCGCTGGGCGCACTGCACGGGTTCGCCTACCCGGGATTCGACCTGGCTGTCTTCTCCCAAGCATCCTGGCTGATCGGACAGGGAGAGAAGCCGTTCGTAACCGTCCGCGGCGTCCACATTCTGGGCGACCATTTCAGCGCAATCCTCTACCTGCTTGCCCCGCTCTGCCGGCTCGGGCGCGTTGCCGCGTCCCTCCAGATGATCCAATGCGTCGCTGTCGCCCTGGGAGCCATACCGGTCTATTGCCTCGCCCGCCGGGCCACGGGATCATCGCTCATCGCGCTCGTGTTCGGGCTCACCTACCTGTTCAATCCGTCCGTCCAGAGCTTCGGAACGCGCGAGTTCCACCCCGACACCCTGTTCACACCGCTGCTCCTCTGGACATGGTGCTGCCTCACTGCCCGCCGGTGGAGCGGTTTCTACGCGTCAATCGGTCTCATCGCACTCGTCAAGGAGACGGCCGTCCTCGCCATCGTCCCATTAGGTGTTTATGTCGCGTTCATCGACCTCCGACGTGGCGCGGCGACCCTCGCCGTGGGCCTGGCGATGTTCCTGGTCGCGCTGGGAACGATGCAGCACTTCAGCGGCGATGCCCCGTTACCCTATGCCGAGTTCATGTACGGCCGCTATGGGCGCACGCCCATCGCCGTAGCGTGGATCGCGGCCACGAGGCCGGACCTGGTGACCCGAGCCGCGGCGGACCCGCAGGGTGTGGACTACCTGAGGGGGTTAGCGGAACCTCTGGCCTTCGCGCCGATCCTGGCTCCGGAGGTCGCGGCAACGGCAGTGCCACACGTCGTGGCGAACCTGCTGGGTAGGCGGCCTTCGCTTCGCCAGGCGGACATGTGGTACAGCGCCACCGTCGTTCCCACTTGCTTCGCGGCAGCCATCATGGGGCTGGCACGTTGCCGCCGCTGGCGCGTGCGAGCCGCGACGGCGCTCCTCCTGGCTAGCCTGCTCGCCGCCGCGTTGATGGGGAGCGCCCAGGGGCCTCTGGCTCAGCCGCGTACGATGGCCTTGCCCCCACCGACTCCCGGCCAGGCCTGCGAGATCGGCCGTGCCCTCGCTCGCATCCCGAGAGGCGCACAGGTCTCCGCGTCGACAGCATTGTTGCCGCGATTGAGCGAGCGGCCGCGGGTCTACAACTTCCCGAGCCCCTTCTACCATTGGTGCTGGGGCACGGGCATGGAAGCCCTGACGCAGCAGGAGGGACTGGACATGCCGCGATGGACGGACAGAGAGTATCGCGATGCGATGGATCGTGCGCCCGTCGAATGGGTGGCCCTTCGGGCACAGCCGGACGCGACGATCCCGCCCGAGGTGTACGAGCCGCTGGTCCGCGCGCTGCTATCGTGCTCACGTTACGGCATCACGGATGTGCGCGGCGGCTTCGTGCTGCTGCGCCGGGGAGCGAGCCACCGGGAGGGGATCCGCGGACTGGAGCAGGAGACTGGGGTACAGATCCGCTCGGATCCCGATCTGCTGGCCGCGCTTGCGCGACTGCGCTGCCAGGCCAGTCCGCGTGAGCAGCTCCCTCCGCGGGTCCAGGGGACGCCGGCCCGTCGCGCGACCGGCGGCCCCGACCGTCGGGCAACCCGTTCCCTGGCCGGGCCCACCCGGCGCCGCGCCCGCGGCTTCACGCTGATCGAGCTGCTAACCGTCGTCGGCATCCTGGCGGTGCTGGTCGGTCTGCTGCTGCCCGTCCTCTTCCGTGCTCGCGAGGCAGCCCGCGGCACGGCCTGCCTATCCAGCCTCCGGCAGATCGGCTCGGCGGTGCTGATGTACCTGGACGACCACGGCGGCGCCTACCCGATGAACCGCCTGCCGGACTCCACGCACGCAGCGAGCGGATGCACGGCTGCCGATCCGACCTATCAGCCCGAAGACGACCTCGTGGGGACGAGCCTCAACTGGAAGCGATGCGTGCTCCCCTATCTGCGAACCCGCGCTTCCCTGCGGTGCTCGTCCAACGCCTACGGCTGGGAACAGGGCGGCGACGAGTCGAACTGGGCGTACCCGGAACCCCTCCGGTTGCCCGCTTCCTACGCTCTCAACGGCAGCTTTTTCAACGAGGCCGTACCGGCCTGCTGGTATGGCGAGAGGGACCTGCGGCCGCGGTACCTGGCGGAAATCGACGCACCGGCCAGCCTGCTCCTGGTCATCGAGTCGCGCTTTCGCTACCCGGACCTGGGCGGATGGTTCCTCTACCGCAGGGGCCCGGCCGGCGGCGAGCAAGGGCCGTTCCAGTCGCACAATGGGTCGTGTAACTGGCTCTTTGCTGATGGACATGCCAGGCGCCTCAAGCCGCAGACCACCTGCTGGCCACCGATGTGGACCGACCGCTACGTGGACCGATCGAACGCGTGCGCGTTCCTTCACGAGCTCGCGGGCGAGTACCGCTGA